A stretch of DNA from candidate division WOR-3 bacterium:
CTCAAAGCATAATCTTCTCTTAGCTTTCTCTGTCACTTCTTGTTGAGCTCGTAGAAGGTGAATCCTCATATGATTTGCAATTAAATTGGAAATGTACTCTCTTTCTTCAGAAGAAAATTTAAGTTTTTCTCCTATCTTTTTGAACCAATCTGAAGCAAGCCTATCGTGACCATAAAAATGAACTTTATCTTTTTCAATTTGCATTGTTTCTGGTTTTTTAATATCGTGAAGAAGAGCGGCAATTTTAATCTCGGCTTTCTTTTCTTCATAATACATTTCTGCTTTCTTTTTGAATTCTCCAAAAAACGAAAAATCTTTATCCAATATTTCAATCATTTTTAAGGTTAATATTGAATGCTCCAAAAGATTTTCTGAGATTTTACCACCTTTTATTTCCTTCATTTTTATAAAACCGGGGAATATTTCTTCAAAAACTTCAGGCATTATAGCAAGATGAGCCTGGGGGGCACTAAAGAGCATCATAAGTTCATAATGAATTCTTTCTTGTGGGGCTTCTGAGAGTTTATGTGCATATTCTTTAAATAAATCACTAGTATTTTCTTCAATCTCAAACCCAAAGAAGGCTCTAAAGCGTAGTCCACGAAGAATCCTGCAACTATCTTCAACAATATTTTTTCTTCCCAAAGCTCTTATGATTCCCTTTTCTAAATCTTTAACTCCATTAAAAGGATCTATGAATCTTTTGTCAATAAGGTTATAAGCCATAGCATTAATGGTAAAGTCTCTTCTCTTAAGGTCCTCTATGATTTCCATAGACTCAAGTCCCAATATATCAATATTTATATTTCCATTTATAACTCTAAATTCGTTTAAGTTTTTTTTCAACCTAAAATATCTACCCAAAGCCTTAGCGAAATCTTCACCTTTTCCACTGATTGCAATGTCAATATCATTTATTTCAAGACCCAGGAGAAGGTCTCTAAGCATACCACCCACAAGATAAACTTTCTTATTTGCCTTTTTGGCGTATTCCTTTATTTTCTTTAAAGGCTTTATCTTTTTAAGAGCCTCTTCAAGACTTTGTTTTTTTATCATTTTTGTAAAAAACGAATAGAATTCCTATACATATACATAAGAAGATCCACCCAAAGATATTTCCAATCTTAGTATATATTGTCTTTTCTTCAATTAGAGGAACTTTTCCCATAATAAAAGTAGATTTATAAATCCGAGTCTTATAGATAACTCTACCATATGGATCTGAAATGAAAGAAATTCCTGTATTTGCGGACCTTACAATGCACCTTTTAAATACGATCGATTGAAAAGCTGCCATTTGAGCATGTTGG
This window harbors:
- a CDS encoding HD domain-containing protein, with the translated sequence MIKKQSLEEALKKIKPLKKIKEYAKKANKKVYLVGGMLRDLLLGLEINDIDIAISGKGEDFAKALGRYFRLKKNLNEFRVINGNINIDILGLESMEIIEDLKRRDFTINAMAYNLIDKRFIDPFNGVKDLEKGIIRALGRKNIVEDSCRILRGLRFRAFFGFEIEENTSDLFKEYAHKLSEAPQERIHYELMMLFSAPQAHLAIMPEVFEEIFPGFIKMKEIKGGKISENLLEHSILTLKMIEILDKDFSFFGEFKKKAEMYYEEKKAEIKIAALLHDIKKPETMQIEKDKVHFYGHDRLASDWFKKIGEKLKFSSEEREYISNLIANHMRIHLLRAQQEVTEKAKRRLCFELGRDVIGLSLISIADHLATVGKEDKILTEICKQIIEYYFRIEDKVREPILRGRDLIEIFNLSPGPIFGELLRKAQIAYEEGEIKTKEEAISFVRKLIGGLDRKG